In Spirosoma sp. KUDC1026, the sequence GATCCCGAAAGCGGTTACGACCACTTCCGACAGGGCCCGCTCGTCGGACTGTAAGGCGATATCCAGCGTCGACCGATTACCTACTTTGGTTTCCTGCGTGGCAAAACCGATTGAACTGAACGTAACGATAACATCGTCGTTGGGGATACTGAGGGCATACTGCCCTTTGGAGTCGGTGGTGGTGCCGGTGTTAGTGCCTTTAATAACCACGTTTACGCCCGGCAGAGCGCCCTCGGTAGGGGAACTGACAGTACCTTTAAGCAGCCGGCTTTGTGCCTGGGCGGTCAACCCGATACAACACCAGCAGAATACCCATAGGAGTAAATTTTGTTTCATAAAGTTTGGGGTTAAACAAGCGTAGTATGAGTGTCAGTCGAGCCAGGCGGCCCGGTAACAGCTGGATTACGTTTGGCTGTACCCGGTCGCTCGTTGCCTGCGAGTAGTGGCCGTCCGACTTGAAGGATCGGAGCAAACCGGGTATAAAATCCCTTACCCGCATTTGATTTGATTGCGGCAGGGCGATCGATAAGTATGAGCGGAAGCATTGTGCCGAAAACTGACACAATCGGTGTTATTACAGCACGGTAAACTTACCTAGCTGTAACCCATGCAGAAGACGTCGACAGTAGTATGACTCGTTTGTTGATTAATAACCGCTCCGTTCTTTCGGCCGATGAAGCAGCGGGTTATTCGAGTACTCTATTTGTGTGTTTTTACAGATCAAATATACTGTATAAAATGAAATAAAAAATAATTAATTATGTATAATGATTAAAATTTAATATAAAATTTTAAAAAAAGATATATAACCAAAATATTAAAAACATAATCATTTAAAAAGCAAGTAGCAAGAGGACAGGAAGACTAAGCTGATCGGAGCCTGTTCAGCGGTTATGAGCGGGGTTACATTGCAGCCAGGCAACCAGCAAAATCTATTTACTTGAAAATCTGATCCAGGAAAATAATCGTATATGCTTCTGACCGTTTATACCCATGAAATTGTGCAGTTATGATTGAAACAATTACGTTAGCACTACTGGTTGAGAAAGACCGTATTCTTCGTTGCTACACAGCGTCCGCCCGTTTCGGACAGCGACTAGCTGTATCCGTTAGCCAGTTGATATTTCCTTCCTTACGTAGCGGCTTCAGCCCGCTTCCCGTGCGTACAAATCAGCCCTGGAGCAGATAATAATTCCAACTATATTCTAATCAATCGACTCTTGATGGTTCTACAACCAGCATAGTTCGACCTCGTCGCGTATCGTATAGTCTGATCACGTAAGGAGACGAGGTTATTTATTCGTTTCCAATCACTCATGAAAACGGTACTGTTAACCGGTGCAAACGGCTTTTTAGGGGGGCATCTGTGTCGGGAGCTGCTCCGGCGCGGTTATGCCGTTCGCGCCTTCGTGCGCCCCGACAGCGACCGTCGGGCACTTGATGATCTGTCCCTTGACATCTGGCTGGGCGATCTGCGTGATGTGGATAATGTTCGGGCTGCTGTGTACGGCTGTGACTACGTTATTCATGCCGGGGCTGCTACTCAGGTCAACCCCGCCCGTTCGAAGGACGTTGTCGACACAAATATTGAAGGAACAGCCGCTGTCCTGGCTGCTGCGCTCGAAGGTAAAATAGAGCGATTCGTCTTTGTTGGAACCGCGAATGTATTCGGTTTTGGCTCAAAGGAGAAGCCCGGTAACGAAGGATTGCCGTACATGGGCGAACGCTACGGGCTGGATTATATGGACAGCAAGCGGGCGGCTACGGAACTGGTTATGCAGGCGGTTCAGGAAGATGGCCTGCCGGTGGTGCTGGTGCATCCTACTTTCATGATTGGTCCTCTGGATTACAAGATTTCGTCGAATGCTCTGATGCTGGCTGTTTACCGGGGCGATGTCGCAGGCATACCCGTGGGCGGCAAGAATTATATTCATGTCGCCGACGTAGCAACGGCAACGGTCAACGCACTGACCGAAGGCGAAATAGGAGAATCCTACATACTGGGCAATCAGAACCTGAGCTACCGCGAAGCGTTTTCGCTGATGGCCGATGTCATGCAGGTTCAGCCACCGGCCTTGCCGGTATTGCCTCCAATCGCGTCGGCCATTGGTCGGCTCAGCGACTGGAAATACAAACTGACGGGTAAGCTGGCCCAGCTTAATTCGGCGATGACGGCTGTTGCAAACGATTCTCATTACTTCAACGCGGCCAAAGCTGTAAAAGACCTGCATTTACCCCAGACGCCGGTCCGACTGGCTATGGAGGAAGCCTTCACCTGGTTCCGACAGCACAAATACCTGTAGCTCGCTCCATCAGCGCCGTTAAAACGTCAGCAGTTCATCCTGCTCAATGCCCCAGGCGCAGCGGAAATGGCCAAGTGGGCATTTCTTTCGGCCGTGCAGGTTGCAGGGTTTGCAGCTAAGATTCTCGTGCGTCTGCACCACCCGCGATACGTCGGCCAGCGGTCCAAAACCAAAGTCCGGCACTGTCGAGCAAAAAATGGCCGTTGTTGGCGCATTCATGGCCGAGCAAAGGTGCAGCGGGGCTGAGTCATTCACGTAATTCATCCGGGCGCTTTGTTGCAAGGCCGCCGATTGCAACAGACTTAACTTTCCCGCCAGATTAATACCATTCGGTCGGCCCGATTGAGCCAGTATTTGATCGCAGGCGGCCCGGTCCGGGGGCGCCCCCAGCAAAAAAATAGTGTATTCTTCAGGGAAAGCTCTGATCAGTTCGATCCAGCGTTCGGCAGGGTATTGCTTCGTAAACCAGACCGACATGGGAGCCATGCAGACGTACGGCTGCATTTGATACGCTTTAACGGCTTCGTAATCGCTGGCTGAGGGATACAACTTAGGGCGTTTGGCCGGACCTGTAACGCCAAGGGGACGTAGCAGACCCAGATTTCGGTCAATCTCATGGATGCCCGGCTCCATCCGGTGTTCGATCTGGTACGTAAAGAATCGGGAAAAGGGATTTTTGTCGAAACCAATCGTTGTTTTGGCCTGGGACAAGGCCGTGAGCGCCCCCGTTGCGCCAAAGCGCTGCAAATTGAGAACAACATCATACTGGCGACTACGAATAACCCCAAGTAGCCGCCACAGATCTTTGTACTTACCTCCTTTTTTATCCCAGATCAGTACCTCGTTTAAAAATGGATGCTTTGCCAGCAGACCTTCGTTACCTTTACGTACCAGCATGTCCAGCACTGCATCTGGATAGGCATGGTGGAGTTGTTCAAGCAGCGCGGTTGCCAGAATAACATCGCCAATAAAAGCGGTTTGGCTGATCAGGAACCGGGGCGATTTGGTTGCGGTTATCATCAGTACGCCTGGCGCGTCAATTACTTAGAATGGAAGATTACGAAGTGTATACGCTGCCGAACGGAATTCGGATAGCACATAAACAAATACCACATACGCAAATTGCTCACTGTGGGATTATGCTCGATATTGGCAGCCGTGATGAACGACCCGAACAACAGGGGCTGGCCCACTTCTGGGAGCATATGGCCTTCAAAGGTACGGAGAAACGGAAAGCCTACCATATCATTACCCGCCTGGAAACGGTAGGCGGGGAGCTGAACGCCTACACTACGAAAGAAAAAGTTTGTTTTCATGCGTCTGTGCTGGGCGCTCATTTCGAGAAAGCCACTGAGCTGCTGGCCGACATTACATTCAATTCGGTTTTCCCTGAGAAGCAGATCGAGCGGGAGCGGGGGGTCATCCTGGAAGAGATGGCTATGTACTACGACTCGCCGGAAGATGCCATTCAGGATGACTTTGATGAATTGATTTTCCCGAATCACGCGTTGGGCGGCAACATTCTGGGTACTACGCAAACGGTTGGCTCATTCCGTCGCGAAGATCTGCAACAGTTTATTGCCGAGAACTATGATACGAGTCGGATTGTGTTTGCTACGGTGAGTAATCTGCCGTTTAAGCAGGTTGTCAAAATCGCCGAAAAATACTTTCGGGACGTACCGGCGCAGCATTCAGTTCGCCAGCGTCGGCAGCCAACCGATTACGTGCCGAAGCAAACGCGGATCGAACGCCCTATTACGCAGGCACAATGCGCGTTAGGGCGACCTGCCTATGGCCTGACCGATTCGCGCCGGCTTCCGTTTTTTATCTTGGTTAACCTGCTGGGCGGGCCTGGGATGAACTCCCGGTTGAATTTGAATCTGCGCGAAAAATACGGGCTGGTCTACTCGATTGATGCCAGCTACACACCGTACCTGGATACAGGTTTTCTGGGAATTTACTTCGGTACCGATCCCAAGAAGGTGGATAGGGCGCACTCGCTCATTATGAAAGAACTGAAGCGGCTGC encodes:
- a CDS encoding NAD-dependent epimerase/dehydratase family protein produces the protein MKTVLLTGANGFLGGHLCRELLRRGYAVRAFVRPDSDRRALDDLSLDIWLGDLRDVDNVRAAVYGCDYVIHAGAATQVNPARSKDVVDTNIEGTAAVLAAALEGKIERFVFVGTANVFGFGSKEKPGNEGLPYMGERYGLDYMDSKRAATELVMQAVQEDGLPVVLVHPTFMIGPLDYKISSNALMLAVYRGDVAGIPVGGKNYIHVADVATATVNALTEGEIGESYILGNQNLSYREAFSLMADVMQVQPPALPVLPPIASAIGRLSDWKYKLTGKLAQLNSAMTAVANDSHYFNAAKAVKDLHLPQTPVRLAMEEAFTWFRQHKYL
- a CDS encoding glycosyltransferase family 9 protein translates to MITATKSPRFLISQTAFIGDVILATALLEQLHHAYPDAVLDMLVRKGNEGLLAKHPFLNEVLIWDKKGGKYKDLWRLLGVIRSRQYDVVLNLQRFGATGALTALSQAKTTIGFDKNPFSRFFTYQIEHRMEPGIHEIDRNLGLLRPLGVTGPAKRPKLYPSASDYEAVKAYQMQPYVCMAPMSVWFTKQYPAERWIELIRAFPEEYTIFLLGAPPDRAACDQILAQSGRPNGINLAGKLSLLQSAALQQSARMNYVNDSAPLHLCSAMNAPTTAIFCSTVPDFGFGPLADVSRVVQTHENLSCKPCNLHGRKKCPLGHFRCAWGIEQDELLTF
- a CDS encoding M16 family metallopeptidase; its protein translation is MEDYEVYTLPNGIRIAHKQIPHTQIAHCGIMLDIGSRDERPEQQGLAHFWEHMAFKGTEKRKAYHIITRLETVGGELNAYTTKEKVCFHASVLGAHFEKATELLADITFNSVFPEKQIERERGVILEEMAMYYDSPEDAIQDDFDELIFPNHALGGNILGTTQTVGSFRREDLQQFIAENYDTSRIVFATVSNLPFKQVVKIAEKYFRDVPAQHSVRQRRQPTDYVPKQTRIERPITQAQCALGRPAYGLTDSRRLPFFILVNLLGGPGMNSRLNLNLREKYGLVYSIDASYTPYLDTGFLGIYFGTDPKKVDRAHSLIMKELKRLREQPLTTLQLHQTKEQLIGQLAMAEESNNSFMLMMAKSLLDIDRVESLSDIFGEIKSVTANQLQALAQDVFDESQFSSLTFVPEK